From a single Anomaloglossus baeobatrachus isolate aAnoBae1 chromosome 4, aAnoBae1.hap1, whole genome shotgun sequence genomic region:
- the LOC142304317 gene encoding uncharacterized protein LOC142304317, with protein sequence MNGQVPCSTSEDLSPQQAPPTLEPYASPPASEQNPSEDTLSTGSLLSGSGLLLARSLLGRRSTSTSPNSSPSPNSLRRRREFTPDEKKDDTYWDKRRKNNEAAKRSREKRRAGDLALEGRVIALLEENARLRAELLALRFRFGLVRDPCEEARGTYTQPCGLHDPTPPNPTPPMPHSEDSGFSTPSVGSPVFFEDRVPEPEPQILPPSSINYYGPVPGDTVENPRMRLDNHPDSYKSLPHKLRFKACAPGEEGPHAAPPVPREMNSFPTDVAQAFPQQPMACQRGRWGNQGQDGIPAQAAENTELRSQLASLSAEVAQLKRIFSEQMIGRSGPD encoded by the coding sequence ATGAATGGTCAGGTGCCTTGCTCCACCTCCGAGGATCTGTCTCCTCAGCAGGCTCCTCCTACTCTTGAACCCTATGCTTCTCCTCCAGCTTCAGAACAAAACCCTTCTGAGGATACCTTATCAACAGGGTCCCTTCTATCTGGTTCTGGCCTCCTTCTTGCTCGTTCTCTTCTTGGCCGCCGAAGTACTTCTACTTCACCAAATAGTTCACCATCACCCAATAGCCTCCGCCGTCGTCGAGAGTTCACTCCAGATGAAAAAAAAGATGATACTTACTGGGACAAACGAAGAAAAAACAACGAGGCGGCAAAACGCTCAAGAGAGAAACGTCGTGCTGGTGACCTTGCCCTAGAAGGACGTGTCATTGCTCTTCTGGAGGAGAATGCGAGGCTACGAGCTGAATTGCTTGCTCTTCGATTCCGCTTCGGCCTGGTCCGGGATCCATGTGAGGAAGCTCGTGGGACATATACACAGCCATGTGGTCTCCATGATCCTACTCCACCAAACCCTACCCCACCGATGCCTCATTCAGAAGATTCTGGATTCTCTACTCCCAGTGTAGGCAGTCCAGTTTTCTTTGAAGACAGAGTTCCTGAACCGGAACCTCAAATTTTACCACCATCATCCATAAATTATTATGGTCCTGTTCCAGGAGACACTGTAGAAAATCCTCGCATGAGACTTGATAACCATCCAGACTCATATAAAAGCCTCCCACATAAGTTGAGGTTTAAGGCCTGTGCTCCAGGTGAGGAAGGACCtcatgctgcaccacctgtcccgagagagatgaacagttttcCTACAGACGTGGCCCAAGCTTTCCCCCAGCAGCCAATGGCTTGTCAACGGGGACGATGGGGGAACCAAGGTCAGGATGGAATTCCAGCTCAGGCTGCAGAAAACACAGAACTTAGGTCTCAACTTGCCTCACTGTCCGCGGAGGTGGCCCAACTGAAGAGAATTTTTTCAGAGCAGATGATAGGTCGAAGTGGACCTGATTAG